The following proteins are encoded in a genomic region of Arthrobacter jiangjiafuii:
- a CDS encoding HpcH/HpaI aldolase/citrate lyase family protein, which yields MRHFSYFSEADTARLFHLPPQPLSAASPAGLLATALGATLYSPGTRPELVKDIAKQAARGAMSMVICLEDSIADEDVPAAEDNVVTVLAELAADRRESGRTEEPLMLFLRIRTPEQLLRISARAGTSLAGLTGFVLPKFENTTGAAQRFLDALHEANQGLQRLDPQARRLLAMPILESPLMIHAESRTQTLTGIYQVLQANRDDILSVRIGATDMSSAFGLRRSRDLTIYDVKVVSAVIGDIVNALGRPGGFVISGPVWEHYGSGERLLRPLLRSTPFVDADEVQLRQRLLTEHLDGLIREIELDQANGLLGKTVIHPSHVPLVHAMSVISHESYVDALHISGQAAGGAAASPYRNKMNEMKPHQAWAASTLVRAAAYGVAAPDITYVDLLEASMN from the coding sequence ATGCGGCATTTCAGCTATTTCAGCGAGGCCGACACCGCCCGCCTGTTCCATCTGCCCCCGCAGCCGCTCAGCGCCGCCTCGCCGGCCGGGCTGCTGGCCACCGCGCTCGGCGCCACCCTGTATTCGCCCGGAACCCGGCCGGAGCTGGTCAAGGACATCGCCAAGCAGGCCGCCCGCGGCGCCATGAGCATGGTCATCTGCCTGGAGGACTCCATCGCCGATGAGGACGTGCCCGCGGCCGAGGACAACGTCGTCACCGTCCTCGCCGAGCTCGCCGCAGACCGCCGCGAGAGCGGGCGCACCGAGGAACCACTGATGCTCTTCCTGCGCATCCGCACCCCCGAGCAGCTGCTGAGGATCAGCGCCCGCGCCGGCACCTCTCTGGCCGGACTGACCGGGTTTGTGCTGCCCAAGTTCGAGAACACCACCGGCGCCGCACAGCGGTTCCTGGACGCCCTGCATGAAGCGAACCAGGGCCTGCAGCGCCTGGATCCGCAGGCCCGCCGGCTGCTGGCCATGCCCATCCTCGAGTCTCCGCTGATGATCCACGCCGAGTCGCGCACCCAAACGCTCACCGGCATCTACCAGGTGCTGCAGGCCAACCGGGACGACATCCTGTCCGTGCGGATCGGCGCCACCGACATGTCCAGCGCCTTCGGGCTGCGCCGCTCCCGCGACCTGACCATCTACGACGTCAAGGTGGTGTCTGCCGTGATCGGCGACATCGTCAACGCGCTCGGCCGGCCCGGCGGTTTTGTGATTTCCGGGCCCGTTTGGGAACACTACGGCTCGGGCGAGCGGCTGCTGCGGCCACTGCTGCGCTCCACTCCATTTGTCGACGCCGACGAGGTGCAGCTGCGCCAGCGGCTGCTCACCGAGCACCTGGACGGGCTGATCCGCGAGATCGAACTGGACCAGGCCAACGGGCTGCTCGGCAAGACCGTCATCCATCCCTCGCATGTGCCGCTGGTGCATGCCATGTCGGTAATCAGCCACGAATCCTATGTGGATGCGCTGCACATTTCCGGGCAGGCGGCCGGCGGCGCCGCGGCGTCCCCGTACCGGAACAAAATGAACGAGATGAAACCGCACCAGGCGTGGGCCGCGTCCACCCTGGTCCGCGCCGCAGCCTACGGTGTCGCGGCGCCGGACATCACCTATGTAGACCTGCTGGAAGCGAGCATGAATTGA